A genomic stretch from Oleomonas cavernae includes:
- a CDS encoding sarcosine oxidase subunit beta family protein, with protein sequence MQKFSGFNLFAKALGGHQDWQAQWRSPEPKAAYDVIIIGGGGHGLATAYYLAKEHGIRNVAILEKGWIGGGNTGRNTTIIRSNYLFDESAALYDHAVKLWEGLSQELNYNVMFSQRGVMMLAHTVHDVQSFKRHVHANRLNGVDNEWLTAEQAKEFCPPLNISPNTRYPVVGAALQRRAGVARHDAVAWGYARGADALGVDIIQNCEVTAIRRDASGAVSGVETTRGTIATRKIGVVTAGSTSLLMSMADVRMPLESYPLQALVSEPVKPVFPCVVMSNTIHAYISQSDKGEMVIGAGTDAYVSYSQTGGLHIATHTLDAICELVPMFRRLRMLRNWGGIVDVTPDRSPILGGTPVPGLYVNCGWGTGGFKATPGSGNVFAWHIAKGEPHRINAPFTLDRFRDGLMIDEAAAAAVAH encoded by the coding sequence ATGCAGAAATTCTCCGGCTTCAATCTCTTCGCCAAGGCGCTGGGCGGTCATCAGGACTGGCAGGCGCAGTGGCGCTCGCCCGAGCCCAAGGCGGCTTACGATGTCATCATCATCGGCGGTGGCGGCCACGGCCTGGCGACGGCCTATTACCTGGCCAAGGAGCACGGCATCCGCAATGTCGCGATCCTGGAAAAGGGCTGGATCGGCGGCGGCAATACCGGACGCAACACCACCATCATCCGCTCCAACTACCTGTTCGACGAAAGCGCCGCGCTTTATGACCACGCGGTCAAGCTGTGGGAAGGCCTGTCGCAGGAACTGAACTACAACGTCATGTTCTCGCAGCGCGGCGTGATGATGCTGGCGCACACGGTCCACGATGTTCAATCGTTCAAGCGCCATGTCCATGCCAACCGGTTGAACGGCGTCGACAATGAATGGCTGACGGCGGAGCAGGCCAAGGAATTCTGCCCGCCCCTGAACATCAGCCCGAACACCCGCTATCCCGTGGTCGGCGCCGCCCTGCAGCGCCGCGCCGGCGTCGCCCGCCACGATGCGGTCGCCTGGGGCTATGCCCGCGGGGCCGATGCCCTGGGCGTCGACATCATCCAGAACTGCGAGGTCACCGCCATCCGCCGGGATGCGAGCGGCGCGGTGTCAGGCGTCGAGACGACCCGGGGCACGATCGCTACCAGGAAGATCGGCGTGGTCACGGCGGGCAGCACCAGCCTGCTGATGTCGATGGCCGACGTGCGCATGCCGCTGGAAAGCTATCCGCTCCAGGCCCTGGTGTCGGAACCGGTGAAGCCGGTGTTCCCCTGCGTGGTCATGTCCAACACGATCCACGCCTATATCAGCCAATCGGACAAGGGCGAGATGGTGATCGGCGCCGGCACCGACGCCTATGTCTCCTACAGCCAGACCGGCGGGCTGCACATCGCCACCCACACCCTGGATGCGATCTGCGAACTGGTGCCGATGTTCCGGCGCCTGCGCATGCTGCGCAACTGGGGTGGCATCGTCGATGTGACGCCCGACCGCTCGCCCATCCTCGGCGGCACCCCGGTCCCCGGCCTCTATGTCAACTGCGGCTGGGGCACCGGCGGATTCAAGGCGACGCCCGGCTCCGGCAATGTCTTTGCCTGGCACATCGCCAAGGGCGAGCCGCACAGGATCAATGCCCCCTTCACCCTGGACCGCTTCCGCGACGGCCTGATGATCGACGAGGCCGCCGCCGCGGCCGTCGCCCACTGA
- a CDS encoding sarcosine oxidase subunit delta encodes MLLIRCPYCGERPETEFRYGGEAHIARPADPSALDDEAWADFLYKRTNPRGLHVERWRHIHGCAQFFNAVRHTVSDAFVVIYKKDDPRPDLSQLIPGGGK; translated from the coding sequence ATGCTCCTGATCCGTTGCCCCTACTGCGGCGAACGCCCCGAGACCGAATTCCGCTATGGCGGCGAGGCGCATATCGCCCGTCCGGCCGACCCATCGGCACTCGACGACGAGGCCTGGGCCGACTTCCTCTACAAGCGCACCAACCCGCGTGGGCTACATGTCGAACGCTGGCGCCATATCCATGGCTGCGCGCAATTCTTCAATGCCGTGCGCCACACCGTCTCGGACGCCTTCGTCGTGATTTATAAAAAGGACGATCCGCGCCCCGATCTGAGCCAACTCATCCCGGGAGGTGGCAAATGA
- a CDS encoding sarcosine oxidase subunit alpha, with product MSAFRLGGGGRIDRTKPINFSFDGKAYQGYAGDTLASALIANGVHLIGRSFKYHRPRGIMSAGSDEANALVGVGRDQAHYTPNLRATQVELYEGLVAESQNRWPSLAFDAGAVNDLLSPFFPSGFYYKTFMWPAGAWKRLYEPKIRAMAGLGKAPTAADADRYTQRYAHADVLIVGSGPAGLAAALAASDSGARVMLCDEQAEFGGSLLGDDQSSIDGKPAAQWLADVLATLAARENVTLLSRTTAFGFYGHNFLGLAERVTDHLAKADPRLPRERLWQVRARQVVFAAGAIERPLVFPENDRPGVMLADAARLYATRYGAKPGRRAVIATAADEAYRAALALHAVGVEIAAIVDLRPKVEGPLPDAARAAGLKILTGHVVVGTRGRLRVSSVDIAPVSGDTVGKSSRLACDLVAMSGGFTPSLHLFSQSRGKLKYDPLTQSYLPGTSAAAERSAGACRGIFSLSSVLADGHAAGSEAAQKAGFAPKGLRSFAASALDAGAGGFVGAVPHARNPATVKAFVDFQNDVTAKDIKLATREGFKSIEHIKRYTTTGMATDQGKTSNMNALGIVSKALDKPIPEIGLTTFRPPYTPTTFGTFAGLSRGDLFDPVRTTPIHDWAVEQGAVFEDVALWKRARFFPRGGEDMHAAVNRECVAVRAGVGIFDATTLGKIEVVGPDAAEFMNRMYTNAWLKLEVGRCRYGAMLREDGFVLDDGVVGRMATDRFHVTTTTGGAPRVLNMMEDYLQTEWPDLNVWLTSTTEEWAVIALQGPNARKVIEPLVEGIDLSPAAMPHMSVREGRILGVPTRLFRVSFTGELGFEINVPASYGRAVWEAVYEAGKAHGITPYGTETMHVLRAEKGYIIIGQETDGTAGPDDVGLGWAVGKTKKDFVGKRSLARPEMSNPNRKQLVGLLSLDDKAVLEEGAQIVADPAQAIPMTMIGHVTSSYWSAALGHPIALAMVAGGRARMGEVLHVPMPGGTIAVKVTEPVFYDPKGVRLDG from the coding sequence ATGAGCGCCTTCCGTCTGGGCGGCGGGGGCCGCATCGACCGCACCAAGCCGATCAACTTCAGCTTCGACGGCAAGGCCTACCAGGGCTATGCCGGCGATACCCTGGCCTCGGCCCTGATCGCCAACGGCGTCCACCTGATCGGCCGCTCGTTCAAGTACCACCGGCCGCGCGGCATCATGAGTGCGGGCTCGGACGAGGCCAATGCCCTGGTCGGCGTCGGCCGCGATCAAGCGCATTACACGCCCAACCTGCGCGCCACCCAGGTCGAACTCTACGAGGGCCTGGTGGCGGAGAGCCAGAACCGCTGGCCGTCGCTGGCCTTCGATGCCGGCGCGGTGAACGACCTGCTCTCGCCCTTCTTCCCCTCGGGCTTCTACTACAAGACCTTCATGTGGCCGGCGGGGGCCTGGAAGCGCCTGTACGAGCCCAAGATCCGCGCCATGGCCGGCCTGGGCAAGGCGCCCACCGCCGCCGATGCCGACCGCTACACCCAGCGTTACGCCCATGCCGATGTCCTGATCGTCGGTTCAGGCCCGGCCGGCCTGGCCGCGGCCCTGGCGGCCAGCGATTCCGGCGCCCGGGTCATGCTGTGCGACGAACAGGCGGAATTCGGCGGCTCCCTGCTGGGCGACGATCAGTCGTCGATCGACGGCAAGCCCGCTGCCCAATGGCTGGCCGATGTCCTGGCGACCCTGGCGGCGCGCGAGAATGTCACCCTGCTGTCGCGCACCACCGCCTTCGGCTTCTACGGTCACAATTTCTTAGGCCTCGCGGAGCGTGTAACCGACCATCTGGCCAAGGCCGATCCGCGCCTGCCGCGCGAGCGGCTGTGGCAGGTCCGCGCCAGGCAGGTGGTGTTCGCCGCGGGCGCGATCGAGCGCCCGCTGGTGTTCCCCGAGAACGACCGCCCGGGCGTGATGCTGGCCGATGCCGCCCGGCTCTATGCCACCCGCTATGGGGCAAAGCCCGGCCGGCGCGCGGTGATCGCCACCGCCGCCGACGAGGCCTACCGCGCCGCCCTGGCCCTCCATGCCGTGGGCGTCGAGATCGCCGCCATCGTCGACCTGCGGCCGAAGGTGGAAGGGCCGCTGCCCGACGCAGCTCGCGCCGCCGGCCTGAAGATCCTCACCGGTCACGTTGTCGTCGGAACCCGGGGCCGCCTGCGCGTCTCGTCGGTCGATATCGCCCCGGTGAGCGGCGATACGGTCGGCAAGTCGTCCCGCCTCGCCTGCGACCTAGTTGCCATGTCCGGCGGTTTCACGCCGTCGCTGCACCTGTTCTCGCAATCGCGCGGCAAGCTCAAATACGACCCGCTGACCCAGAGCTATCTGCCCGGCACCTCCGCCGCGGCGGAGCGCTCGGCCGGCGCCTGCCGCGGCATCTTCTCGCTTTCCAGCGTGCTCGCCGACGGCCATGCGGCTGGCAGCGAGGCAGCGCAGAAGGCGGGCTTTGCCCCCAAAGGCCTGCGTTCCTTCGCGGCCTCGGCGCTCGATGCCGGGGCCGGCGGTTTCGTCGGTGCCGTGCCGCATGCCCGCAACCCGGCCACGGTGAAGGCCTTCGTCGATTTCCAGAATGACGTCACCGCCAAGGACATCAAGCTCGCCACCCGCGAGGGCTTCAAGTCGATCGAGCACATCAAGCGTTACACCACCACCGGCATGGCGACCGACCAGGGCAAGACCTCGAACATGAATGCCCTCGGCATCGTCTCGAAGGCCCTGGACAAGCCGATCCCGGAAATCGGCCTCACCACCTTCCGCCCGCCCTATACGCCCACCACCTTCGGCACCTTCGCCGGCCTCTCGCGCGGCGACCTGTTCGATCCGGTGCGCACCACGCCGATCCACGACTGGGCGGTGGAACAGGGCGCGGTGTTCGAGGATGTCGCCCTGTGGAAGCGCGCGCGCTTCTTCCCCCGTGGCGGCGAAGACATGCACGCGGCGGTGAACCGCGAATGCGTCGCCGTGCGCGCCGGTGTCGGCATTTTCGACGCGACCACCCTGGGCAAGATCGAAGTGGTCGGCCCGGATGCGGCCGAATTCATGAACCGCATGTACACCAACGCCTGGCTGAAGTTGGAAGTCGGCCGTTGCCGCTACGGCGCCATGCTGCGGGAAGATGGTTTCGTGCTGGACGATGGTGTCGTCGGCCGGATGGCCACCGACCGCTTCCACGTCACCACCACCACGGGCGGCGCGCCACGCGTGCTGAACATGATGGAGGATTACCTCCAGACCGAATGGCCGGACCTCAATGTCTGGCTGACCTCGACCACCGAGGAATGGGCGGTGATCGCCCTCCAGGGCCCCAATGCCCGCAAGGTGATCGAGCCCCTGGTCGAGGGCATCGACCTGTCCCCCGCCGCCATGCCGCACATGAGCGTGCGCGAGGGCAGGATCTTAGGGGTTCCCACCCGCCTGTTCCGGGTCTCCTTCACCGGCGAACTGGGCTTCGAGATCAACGTGCCCGCCAGCTACGGCCGGGCCGTGTGGGAAGCGGTCTACGAGGCCGGCAAGGCCCATGGCATCACCCCCTACGGCACCGAGACGATGCACGTCCTGCGCGCCGAGAAAGGTTACATCATCATCGGCCAGGAGACCGACGGCACCGCCGGGCCGGACGATGTCGGCCTGGGCTGGGCCGTGGGCAAGACCAAGAAGGATTTCGTCGGCAAGCGCTCGCTCGCCCGGCCCGAAATGTCCAACCCCAACCGCAAGCAACTGGTCGGCCTGCTGAGCCTCGACGACAAGGCCGTGCTGGAGGAAGGCGCGCAGATCGTCGCCGATCCCGCGCAAGCCATCCCCATGACCATGATCGGCCATGTCACCTCGTCCTATTGGAGCGCGGCGCTGGGCCACCCCATCGCGCTGGCCATGGTCGCCGGCGGCCGCGCTCGCATGGGCGAGGTGCTGCATGTCCCCATGCCGGGCGGGACCATCGCGGTCAAGGTGACCGAGCCGGTCTTCTATGATCCCAAGGGAGTGCGCCTCGATGGCTGA
- a CDS encoding sarcosine oxidase subunit gamma — protein sequence MADTALRRLGAFDPLAAAAKAAPVAEMTPLPPTAAFILRAKASAIEAAGAAFGAALPTAAYGVAGNGERHALWLGPDEWLLLAPEAEGPTITAAFALVDTPHSLVAVGERTVALEIAGPKAQAVLNAGCPLDLHLRHFPVGACTRTLFGKAEIILWRLEATRFYVGTWRSFAAYVWGLMTQARLEHET from the coding sequence ATGGCTGATACCGCCCTGCGCCGCCTGGGCGCCTTCGACCCCCTGGCCGCGGCGGCCAAGGCGGCCCCGGTTGCCGAGATGACCCCGCTGCCCCCGACTGCCGCCTTCATCCTGCGCGCCAAGGCGAGCGCGATCGAGGCGGCGGGCGCTGCTTTCGGCGCCGCCCTGCCGACTGCCGCTTACGGTGTCGCCGGCAATGGCGAGCGCCATGCCCTGTGGCTGGGCCCCGACGAATGGCTGCTGCTGGCGCCCGAGGCGGAAGGGCCGACTATTACCGCCGCCTTCGCGCTGGTCGACACGCCCCATTCGCTTGTCGCCGTGGGAGAGCGTACCGTGGCCCTGGAGATCGCCGGCCCGAAGGCGCAGGCCGTCCTGAATGCCGGTTGCCCGCTGGACCTGCACCTGCGGCACTTTCCGGTGGGGGCCTGCACCCGCACCCTGTTCGGCAAGGCCGAGATCATCCTGTGGCGCCTGGAGGCGACGCGGTTCTACGTCGGCACCTGGCGCTCCTTCGCTGCCTATGTCTGGGGCCTGATGACCCAGGCCCGCCTCGAACACGAAACGTAA
- a CDS encoding L-serine ammonia-lyase, with protein MISVFELFKIGIGPSSSHTVGPMKAARAFVDGIEAAGKLGKVARIRVDLFGSLAWTGKGHGTDRAVILGLAGEIPETVDPEDATAILNAVATEERLRVGGVRNIHFADSHIVFDGVTQTPRHPNTLRFTAFDAADAVLAVESWCSVGGGFIVREEAVGEVPAGQVEVPFDFHSGKELLRLGRQNKLSIADIVLANELALRPKAEVQQHLDRILDTMMICIDRGLATEGELPGGLKVQRRARGLRRTLEIARASNTRQPHEIMDQISLYAIAVNEENAAGGRVVTAPTNGAAGVVPAVVRYYRDHCPGATAQGINTFLLTATAVGALFKMNASISGAEVGCQGEVGVACSMAAAGLAAALGGTNEQIENAAEIGMEHHLGMTCDPIGGLVQIPCIERNAFGAVKAITAASLALHGNGTHHVSLDQVVATMRQTGADMQSKYKETSQGGLAVNLTEC; from the coding sequence ATGATCAGCGTGTTCGAGCTGTTCAAGATCGGTATCGGTCCGTCGTCGTCCCACACCGTCGGGCCGATGAAGGCGGCCCGTGCCTTCGTCGACGGCATCGAGGCGGCCGGCAAGCTGGGCAAGGTCGCCCGCATCCGCGTCGACCTGTTCGGCTCGCTGGCCTGGACCGGCAAGGGCCACGGCACCGACCGGGCGGTGATCTTAGGGTTGGCCGGGGAGATCCCGGAAACAGTCGACCCGGAAGACGCCACCGCCATCCTGAACGCCGTCGCCACCGAGGAACGCCTGCGCGTGGGCGGCGTGCGCAACATCCACTTCGCCGATTCCCACATCGTCTTCGACGGCGTCACGCAGACCCCGCGCCACCCCAACACCCTGCGCTTCACCGCCTTCGATGCGGCGGATGCCGTGCTGGCGGTCGAATCCTGGTGTTCGGTCGGCGGCGGCTTCATCGTGCGCGAAGAAGCGGTGGGCGAGGTCCCGGCCGGCCAGGTCGAGGTGCCGTTCGATTTCCACAGCGGCAAGGAATTGCTCCGCCTCGGCCGTCAGAACAAGCTTTCCATCGCCGACATCGTGCTGGCCAACGAACTGGCCCTGCGCCCCAAGGCAGAGGTGCAGCAGCACCTCGACCGCATCCTCGACACCATGATGATCTGCATCGACCGGGGCCTGGCGACCGAGGGCGAACTGCCCGGCGGCCTGAAGGTGCAGCGCCGCGCCCGCGGCCTGCGCCGCACGCTGGAAATCGCGCGCGCCAGCAATACCCGCCAGCCCCACGAGATCATGGACCAGATCAGCCTCTATGCCATCGCGGTGAACGAGGAGAATGCCGCCGGCGGCCGGGTGGTGACGGCCCCCACCAACGGTGCCGCCGGCGTGGTGCCCGCGGTCGTGCGCTACTACCGCGACCATTGCCCGGGTGCTACCGCGCAGGGCATCAACACCTTCCTGCTGACCGCCACCGCCGTCGGCGCCCTGTTCAAGATGAATGCCTCGATCTCCGGCGCCGAGGTCGGCTGCCAGGGCGAGGTCGGCGTCGCCTGCTCGATGGCCGCGGCCGGCCTCGCAGCAGCCTTGGGCGGCACCAACGAGCAGATCGAGAACGCGGCCGAGATCGGCATGGAGCATCACCTCGGGATGACCTGCGATCCCATCGGCGGCCTGGTGCAGATCCCCTGCATCGAGCGCAACGCCTTCGGCGCGGTCAAGGCGATCACCGCCGCCTCGCTGGCCCTGCACGGCAATGGCACCCACCACGTCTCGCTCGACCAGGTGGTGGCGACCATGCGCCAGACCGGCGCCGACATGCAGTCCAAATACAAGGAAACCTCGCAAGGGGGCCTGGCCGTGAATTTGACGGAGTGTTGA
- a CDS encoding GlxA family transcriptional regulator, which yields MIVTKSGEMERQAVATRPPLSVGFVLADNFTLSAFSLLVDHLRLAADEGDRSRPILCRWSIMSNRQEPVRASCGVSVGRTSEFVEPREFDYIVVVGGVLHAGRQLDEETINYLKRAAAAGVTLVGVCTGSFVLCRAGLMTGRRCCVSWYHYKDFLDEFPHHHPVADRLYVVDGNRITCSGGGGVADLATFLIERHIGKSIAQKSRHVLLLDKVRAGTDAQPHPPTADGVADDRVRRALLLMEQHFADPLPIADIAIRLKLSTRQLERLFLTAVGKRPAAYYRSLRLRYARWLLDTTDRTVTDIALESGFSDCAHFSRQFKAMHGYTPTDARSGTKDSGAGSIAASRLFD from the coding sequence ATGATCGTGACGAAATCGGGCGAGATGGAACGACAGGCGGTCGCCACACGGCCGCCCTTGTCCGTCGGCTTCGTCCTGGCCGACAATTTCACCCTGTCGGCCTTCTCGCTGCTGGTCGACCATTTGCGCCTGGCCGCCGACGAGGGCGACCGCAGCCGGCCGATCCTGTGCCGCTGGTCGATCATGTCGAACCGCCAGGAGCCGGTGCGCGCCAGTTGCGGCGTCTCGGTCGGGCGGACCAGCGAATTCGTCGAGCCCAGGGAATTCGACTACATCGTCGTGGTCGGCGGCGTGCTCCATGCCGGCCGCCAGCTCGACGAGGAAACCATCAACTACCTCAAGCGCGCCGCGGCCGCCGGGGTCACCCTGGTCGGTGTCTGCACCGGCTCCTTCGTGCTGTGCCGGGCCGGCCTGATGACCGGGCGGCGCTGTTGCGTGAGCTGGTACCACTACAAGGATTTCCTGGACGAGTTCCCGCACCATCACCCGGTGGCCGACCGGCTCTATGTCGTCGACGGCAACCGCATCACCTGTTCGGGCGGCGGCGGCGTGGCCGATCTGGCGACCTTCCTCATCGAGCGCCACATCGGCAAGTCGATCGCCCAGAAGAGCCGCCACGTCCTCCTGCTCGACAAGGTGCGCGCCGGCACCGATGCCCAGCCGCACCCGCCCACCGCCGACGGCGTCGCCGACGACCGGGTGCGCCGGGCCCTGCTGCTGATGGAACAGCATTTCGCCGATCCCCTGCCGATCGCCGACATCGCCATCCGCCTGAAACTCTCGACCCGGCAGTTGGAGCGCCTGTTCCTGACCGCCGTGGGCAAGCGCCCGGCCGCCTATTACCGGTCGCTTCGCCTGCGCTACGCCCGCTGGCTGCTCGACACGACCGACCGCACGGTGACCGATATCGCCCTGGAATCCGGCTTTTCAGATTGCGCCCATTTCTCGCGCCAGTTCAAAGCCATGCACGGCTACACGCCGACCGACGCGCGTAGCGGGACCAAGGATTCCGGCGCCGGTTCGATCGCGGCCAGCCGGCTGTTCGACTAA